In Pedosphaera parvula Ellin514, the following proteins share a genomic window:
- a CDS encoding Calx-beta domain-containing protein: MNYTVGGTATSGTDYTALSGTVTSPAGRTSADITLTPLADTLLEGDESVIVTLASNTNYSVGTPGNATVVIRDAQKPTLTITAVDDTASEPGVDTGEFLISRGSVVNGDLTVNLAISGSAVNGSDYVPIDNFIVIPDGSSSVTIDVIPFDDLHLETNETVIITFVPSANYNFSSQQSAQVTILDDDTYNVPAVGFSFATSSAPESLSPGVSVTLSATSSVPVTVNYIRIGGTAPASRYAFVPDTLTFNPGEQAKSIPLPIINNTILEPNQTIRLALVDPTNATLDAIKVHTYTILDDDASTISVTATVPTASETGPTPGNFRFSRVGGTNAQIVNFQVTGTASAPTDYTPIGNSVTIPAGATFVDVPVVPVNEASVELAETVVVTLTSAPGASLATPQVAIVTITDNDTNTLPIVSISSTNKPYAVEGTANNGEFVFTRTGSTATALPVSFTVTGTAGNGVDYATLPNVITIPVGKSTFTLPVTPLTDNLVEGEESVIVTLTDNSSYQVLYPSCATVIIQDNQQSVRLEATDFAASKVGPDPGEFTFSRFGSTNTDLKVFYAISGTASNGVDYFAITNFFIIPAGQLTNTLPIIPHSDYVPKGPVTLTLTLLSNPAYTISSPAGGTVIIDDNMPMLELIGTSTNASENGEQPGIITIKRRGDPEIDVTAYVTIGGTATFGVDYPPFQTNVLFCCGVTSIDLTISPTNDLVIEGTETVTATLQPNPATYTIIGTSNVLVTIDDVGTNEFPVVNLNSPTTNIVFLTMTGTNAGMILEATATDDGGTNALTYTWTNLTRLDTYAFDNTNAASTAVHFYNNGVYVLQLTADDGQLRTRTNITVVVNADTTLAPDLLYWTLNDGSGTNALDTSGSGRNGVVFGTTNWVANGVAQGALGFGGTNAFVTEATNSHFLNGLKALTLSMWIKSATTNSDRGFISADDSGGTNKTFGLRSKTFDARSHGTNVIEATIPGRKGAARYVSASNVTTNEWQHLALTWTNGSPPTMFINGRQDTPTFPPLIGAGFLTNCLQFIAGKGPADGTNSWNGLLDDIRVYSRPLNASEVAILAAMPPTNLAPVVDAGPDLTVQINLPVEIDPTVSDDGKPNPPALLSNVWTVVTTNPVVFTNPNSPTNTFVFQTLGTNIIRLISDDGQVKVFDDVIVNVTEPTSIYLYASDPDASELGPDEGQFTIQRVGDTGFPLNVYLEYSGIASNGVDCVLLTNIVTLPKDVDTVTLTVTPFLDDRTEGDEPLIANVVSNVAYTIVSGTATVTIHDSPYGVWTIAHFSLEELTFPLLSGARADFDHDGLINFGEYALNRDPKAGETNAPVATAIEVDPRDGQPHITVAYQRRFQPTDVLYGIFISNDLFSWNTGTNYLEELKVTDDGNGLTETVKLQIIAPYSTSTNQFINLRIWQPQQ; the protein is encoded by the coding sequence GTGAACTACACCGTCGGCGGCACCGCCACCAGCGGCACGGACTATACGGCGCTGAGCGGTACGGTAACCAGTCCGGCCGGACGCACCTCCGCTGACATCACGTTAACTCCCCTCGCCGACACCCTGCTGGAAGGCGATGAATCCGTTATCGTGACCCTGGCCAGCAACACCAACTACAGCGTCGGCACGCCGGGAAACGCCACCGTTGTCATCCGCGACGCCCAGAAACCCACACTGACCATAACCGCGGTGGATGACACCGCCTCCGAGCCCGGCGTTGACACCGGCGAGTTTCTCATCTCACGCGGCTCCGTCGTCAACGGCGATCTGACCGTGAACCTCGCCATCAGCGGCTCCGCCGTCAACGGCTCGGATTACGTCCCGATCGACAATTTCATCGTGATTCCCGACGGCTCGAGTTCGGTGACCATTGACGTAATTCCCTTCGACGATCTGCACCTCGAAACGAATGAAACCGTAATCATCACTTTTGTCCCCAGCGCGAATTACAACTTCAGCTCCCAGCAATCCGCGCAAGTGACCATCCTCGACGACGATACCTACAACGTCCCTGCCGTCGGCTTCTCCTTCGCCACCTCAAGTGCGCCGGAAAGCCTCTCCCCCGGCGTGAGCGTCACCCTCAGCGCAACTTCCTCCGTGCCGGTTACGGTCAATTACATCCGCATCGGCGGCACCGCCCCAGCCAGCCGCTACGCCTTCGTACCCGACACACTGACGTTTAATCCCGGTGAACAGGCAAAATCCATTCCCCTGCCGATCATTAACAACACCATCCTCGAGCCCAACCAAACCATACGTCTCGCTTTGGTTGATCCCACCAATGCCACCCTCGATGCCATCAAAGTCCACACGTACACGATTCTGGACGATGACGCTTCGACGATCAGTGTTACTGCCACAGTTCCTACTGCCTCCGAAACCGGTCCCACTCCCGGCAACTTCCGCTTTTCCCGCGTTGGCGGGACGAATGCCCAGATCGTGAATTTCCAGGTGACCGGCACCGCCAGTGCTCCGACCGATTACACGCCCATTGGCAATTCCGTCACGATTCCCGCCGGAGCCACCTTCGTGGACGTCCCGGTCGTGCCGGTGAACGAAGCCTCGGTCGAACTCGCCGAAACGGTCGTCGTCACGCTGACCAGTGCCCCCGGTGCGAGTCTCGCAACGCCTCAGGTTGCCATCGTCACGATAACAGACAACGACACCAACACGCTCCCAATCGTTTCCATCAGCTCAACCAACAAGCCTTATGCTGTCGAAGGAACCGCGAATAACGGCGAGTTCGTCTTCACTCGGACCGGCTCAACCGCCACTGCGTTGCCAGTCTCCTTCACCGTCACAGGCACAGCGGGCAACGGAGTGGATTACGCGACGCTCCCCAACGTCATAACCATTCCTGTAGGCAAATCCACCTTCACTCTGCCAGTCACCCCATTGACCGACAACTTGGTCGAAGGCGAGGAATCCGTCATCGTGACGCTCACCGACAACAGCAGCTACCAGGTCCTCTATCCTTCATGTGCAACAGTCATCATCCAGGACAACCAACAAAGCGTGCGCCTGGAGGCAACTGATTTTGCCGCTTCCAAAGTGGGACCGGACCCTGGCGAATTCACTTTCAGCCGCTTTGGCTCCACCAACACTGACCTCAAGGTCTTCTACGCCATCAGCGGCACGGCCAGCAACGGCGTGGATTATTTTGCCATCACCAATTTCTTCATCATCCCCGCCGGCCAGCTTACCAACACGCTGCCAATCATTCCACACTCGGATTACGTGCCCAAAGGCCCCGTTACTCTGACACTCACATTGCTCAGCAACCCCGCCTACACCATCAGTTCTCCCGCGGGCGGAACAGTTATTATCGATGACAATATGCCCATGCTGGAATTGATCGGCACCTCCACCAATGCCTCCGAAAATGGCGAACAACCAGGCATCATCACGATCAAGAGACGCGGCGATCCCGAAATTGATGTCACTGCGTATGTGACCATTGGTGGCACTGCCACCTTTGGCGTGGATTATCCCCCCTTCCAGACCAACGTGCTCTTCTGCTGCGGCGTCACCTCGATCGATCTCACCATCTCCCCGACCAATGACCTTGTCATCGAAGGTACCGAAACCGTTACCGCCACCTTGCAGCCCAATCCAGCCACCTACACCATTATCGGCACGAGCAATGTTCTGGTTACCATCGATGATGTGGGCACCAACGAGTTCCCCGTCGTGAACCTCAACAGTCCAACCACCAACATCGTTTTCCTTACCATGACTGGCACCAATGCGGGCATGATACTCGAAGCCACCGCCACCGATGATGGCGGCACAAACGCATTGACCTATACCTGGACCAACCTGACCCGCCTGGACACGTACGCGTTCGACAACACGAACGCTGCGAGCACGGCGGTGCACTTCTATAACAACGGCGTCTACGTACTGCAATTGACGGCGGACGACGGACAATTGAGAACTCGCACGAACATCACCGTGGTCGTGAATGCGGACACCACGCTGGCGCCCGATCTCTTGTATTGGACTTTGAACGATGGCAGTGGTACCAACGCGCTCGACACCTCCGGCTCAGGCCGCAACGGCGTCGTGTTCGGAACCACCAATTGGGTGGCGAACGGGGTCGCGCAAGGCGCGCTCGGCTTTGGCGGCACAAACGCGTTCGTAACGGAAGCCACCAATTCCCATTTCCTGAACGGTCTAAAGGCGTTGACTCTCTCCATGTGGATCAAATCGGCCACCACAAATTCCGACCGTGGCTTCATCTCCGCTGACGACTCCGGCGGCACGAACAAAACATTTGGCCTGCGCTCGAAGACGTTCGATGCCCGCAGCCACGGAACAAACGTCATCGAAGCAACGATTCCCGGCAGGAAGGGAGCTGCGCGCTACGTGAGCGCCAGCAACGTCACGACAAACGAATGGCAGCACCTTGCCCTGACCTGGACCAATGGCAGTCCTCCGACCATGTTCATCAATGGCCGCCAGGACACGCCCACCTTCCCGCCTCTCATTGGCGCAGGATTTTTGACGAACTGTCTGCAATTCATCGCCGGCAAAGGCCCGGCCGATGGCACCAATTCATGGAACGGTTTGCTGGACGATATCCGCGTTTACTCACGTCCGTTGAATGCCAGCGAAGTGGCCATCCTGGCCGCCATGCCGCCCACGAACCTCGCTCCCGTCGTGGATGCCGGCCCCGATTTGACAGTGCAAATCAACCTGCCAGTTGAGATCGATCCCACTGTTAGTGATGACGGAAAGCCGAATCCACCCGCCTTGCTGAGTAATGTCTGGACCGTTGTTACCACCAACCCAGTTGTGTTCACCAATCCCAACAGCCCGACCAATACCTTTGTGTTCCAGACTTTGGGCACCAACATTATTCGTCTCATTTCCGATGATGGACAGGTCAAGGTTTTCGATGATGTCATCGTGAACGTCACCGAGCCCACCTCCATTTACCTCTACGCATCCGATCCCGACGCCTCCGAGTTGGGGCCGGATGAAGGTCAATTCACAATTCAGCGCGTTGGCGATACAGGTTTCCCGCTCAACGTTTATCTGGAGTACAGCGGCATCGCCAGCAACGGCGTGGATTGCGTCCTCCTAACCAATATCGTCACGCTTCCGAAGGACGTGGATACGGTTACTCTCACCGTGACGCCGTTCCTGGATGATCGCACCGAAGGCGATGAACCACTGATAGCAAACGTGGTCAGCAATGTGGCGTACACCATCGTCAGCGGCACAGCCACAGTGACCATCCACGACTCGCCTTATGGAGTATGGACGATCGCACATTTCTCGCTGGAGGAATTGACCTTCCCGCTGCTAAGCGGCGCCAGGGCGGACTTCGATCACGATGGCCTGATTAATTTCGGCGAATATGCCTTGAACCGGGATCCCAAGGCCGGCGAAACCAACGCACCCGTAGCCACCGCCATCGAAGTGGATCCCCGCGATGGACAACCCCACATTACCGTGGCCTACCAGCGTCGCTTCCAACCGACCGACGTGCTGTACGGAATTTTCATATCCAATGACCTGTTTTCCTGGAACACCGGCACCAATTACCTCGAAGAATTAAAGGTGACGGACGATGGCAACGGCCTGACGGAAACGGTAAAGTTACAAATAATCGCTCCCTACTCGACCTCCACCAACCAGTTCATCAACCTGCGCATCTGGCAACCGCAACAATAA
- a CDS encoding Calx-beta domain-containing protein codes for MKQLKIYLVLFVLLVIALALFWRPTPPPKPNSAAAPPPIVAQPAAPTPPPATLVTTPPPATNPAPIQLAAAAPEPLFLPVLGKFTNWVNQFTNGSGASLAEGENLARARRTIMLHLIKTDPRKAFEWTVPAVWRTKLPASVTQHFEQRVDALGSLNVAVATDFDQNTSKTLRDVQVDGKSFDAYVYGRRETQISQASIPIHGIAIDGKIAVHEDPVRILEPEEVLAAEKAGLVPTDEICQVSGKPSTYRNKQVTADIGGQIIHLCGVDHALLVNQRLTAAEGGSGTIPGGTGAGVVGWTQGPKNVLYMRVNFPDDLSEPISETGAYATMDSVNAFYVEGSYNTTTLTPTVTPLLTLPQSKAWYSTAGAVSLLTDARNVARAAGYDTANYDRDIVTFTSVPGFNFGGLAYVGGKGVWLQSPGVGVTSHELGHNYGLWHANFWDTSTTNGDSIIGPGNHVEYGNIYDTMGRASAGNNQFNAMHKNILDWLPDLYVHDIKSNGLYRVYAFDIPNRVDGQFYSAKVRKDFQRDYWIEFRQKFTSNPWLQNGVLLNWSPWAGSSGGTHLLDTTPGTPTGDDSKEDAAVVVGRTYTDAPAGVHITPIARGQTGTNPWIDVQVNLGTFPTNEPPVLAIEVDATNAAPGQLVHFHATASDPNGDILAYAWSFDDLKFSTNNLPWTSQSWSAPGEHVVRCVVSDMKGGIASANAVVTIGSPLGYRVSGLVLDTNGEPIEGVRVDNTLTNGTYFGGYTDSDGRYTIVDVTQDLTLYAVKYGYAFTNITWTNPVTAGTNNIDFIATPVQAVSFAATTNVISESDGSLQYVTLTRTGDLSTNLLVNFYLSGSATLGSDYTLGQMQSGTNLVSVQSGTNLVDIPPGSNQVQIAFHVVNDNTVEGPETVTFSVLEDTNYVNASLSEATITILDDDNTPLPKVAVTALASSGGDTVIENDPNGGVFTFTRTGSTQNDLTVNYAVSGTATPGVDYQTLLGVVIIPAGSSTATVNFRTIDDTLVESNETVRVTISANSTYAIAGNPATITIVDDDFTTVTIYPTGTAAEPSTSGRFTVMRVGDIAGQSRGELHRRRHRHQRHGLYGAERYGNQSGRTHLR; via the coding sequence GTGAAACAGCTTAAGATTTATTTGGTTCTTTTCGTCCTATTGGTAATCGCTCTCGCACTCTTCTGGAGACCAACGCCTCCGCCCAAGCCAAATTCCGCCGCTGCTCCCCCCCCAATTGTCGCCCAGCCTGCCGCTCCCACGCCGCCTCCCGCGACACTGGTCACAACTCCACCGCCGGCGACCAATCCCGCACCCATCCAGCTCGCCGCCGCCGCGCCCGAGCCCCTCTTCCTTCCCGTGCTCGGGAAATTTACCAACTGGGTCAACCAGTTCACCAACGGCAGCGGTGCCAGCCTCGCCGAAGGCGAAAACCTCGCTCGCGCCCGCCGCACCATCATGCTCCACCTGATCAAGACCGACCCCCGGAAAGCCTTCGAATGGACCGTCCCTGCCGTTTGGCGAACGAAGCTGCCCGCCTCCGTCACTCAACATTTCGAACAGCGCGTGGACGCGCTCGGCTCCCTCAATGTCGCCGTCGCCACTGATTTCGATCAAAACACCAGCAAAACTCTCCGCGACGTCCAAGTCGACGGGAAAAGTTTCGACGCCTATGTTTACGGCCGGCGCGAAACGCAGATCTCACAGGCTTCCATTCCCATCCACGGCATTGCCATCGATGGCAAAATCGCAGTCCATGAAGATCCCGTGCGAATTCTGGAACCCGAAGAAGTGCTCGCGGCCGAGAAGGCCGGCCTCGTCCCCACCGACGAAATCTGCCAAGTCTCCGGCAAGCCTTCCACCTACCGCAACAAGCAAGTCACTGCGGACATCGGCGGGCAAATCATCCATCTCTGCGGCGTTGACCACGCCCTGCTCGTCAACCAGCGGTTGACCGCCGCCGAAGGCGGCTCCGGCACCATCCCCGGCGGCACCGGTGCCGGTGTGGTCGGTTGGACGCAAGGTCCCAAAAACGTCCTTTACATGCGCGTCAATTTTCCTGACGACCTCTCCGAGCCCATTTCCGAAACCGGCGCTTATGCCACCATGGACTCCGTCAACGCCTTCTACGTCGAAGGCTCCTACAACACCACCACGCTCACACCCACCGTCACTCCCTTGTTGACCCTTCCCCAATCCAAAGCCTGGTACTCCACCGCCGGCGCTGTCAGCCTCCTGACCGATGCCCGCAACGTCGCTCGCGCCGCCGGTTACGACACCGCCAATTATGATCGCGACATCGTTACTTTTACCTCCGTTCCCGGCTTCAATTTCGGCGGCCTGGCTTATGTTGGCGGCAAGGGCGTCTGGCTGCAGAGCCCCGGCGTCGGCGTTACGAGTCACGAACTCGGCCATAACTACGGCCTCTGGCACGCCAACTTCTGGGACACCTCCACCACCAATGGCGACAGCATCATCGGCCCCGGCAACCATGTCGAATACGGCAACATCTACGACACCATGGGCCGCGCCTCCGCCGGCAACAACCAGTTCAACGCCATGCATAAAAACATTCTCGACTGGCTGCCGGATCTCTACGTCCACGATATCAAGAGCAATGGCCTTTACCGCGTCTATGCGTTCGATATCCCCAACCGTGTCGATGGCCAATTCTACTCCGCCAAAGTCCGGAAGGATTTCCAGCGCGACTACTGGATCGAGTTCCGCCAGAAGTTCACATCCAATCCCTGGCTCCAAAATGGTGTCCTGCTCAACTGGTCGCCTTGGGCCGGCAGTTCCGGCGGCACTCACCTGCTCGACACCACCCCCGGCACTCCCACCGGCGACGACAGCAAGGAAGATGCTGCCGTGGTAGTTGGCCGCACCTACACCGATGCTCCCGCCGGAGTCCATATCACGCCCATCGCCCGCGGCCAGACCGGCACCAATCCGTGGATCGATGTGCAGGTGAACCTCGGTACCTTCCCCACCAATGAGCCGCCGGTTCTCGCCATTGAAGTCGATGCCACCAATGCCGCACCCGGCCAACTCGTCCACTTCCACGCCACTGCTTCCGATCCCAATGGCGACATCCTGGCCTACGCCTGGTCCTTCGATGATCTGAAATTCAGTACCAACAATCTCCCTTGGACCTCCCAGTCATGGTCCGCCCCCGGTGAACACGTGGTCCGTTGCGTCGTCAGCGACATGAAAGGCGGCATCGCCAGTGCCAACGCCGTCGTCACCATCGGCTCGCCGCTCGGCTACCGCGTTAGCGGACTGGTCCTTGACACCAATGGCGAGCCGATCGAAGGCGTCCGCGTCGATAACACCCTCACCAACGGCACTTACTTCGGCGGTTACACGGATAGCGATGGACGTTACACCATCGTTGATGTCACCCAGGATCTCACCCTCTACGCCGTTAAATACGGCTACGCCTTCACCAACATCACCTGGACCAACCCGGTCACCGCAGGCACGAACAACATCGATTTCATTGCCACTCCCGTGCAAGCCGTCAGCTTTGCCGCCACTACCAATGTTATTTCCGAAAGCGACGGTTCCCTGCAATACGTCACCCTCACCCGCACCGGCGACCTCTCAACCAACCTGCTGGTTAACTTTTACCTCTCCGGTTCCGCCACCCTTGGCAGTGATTACACACTCGGCCAGATGCAATCTGGAACAAACCTCGTTTCGGTGCAATCTGGAACAAACCTCGTTGACATCCCCCCCGGTTCGAATCAGGTGCAAATCGCCTTCCACGTCGTCAACGACAACACTGTCGAAGGTCCGGAAACCGTCACCTTCTCTGTCCTGGAAGACACCAATTACGTCAACGCCTCGCTCAGTGAAGCCACCATCACCATTCTCGACGACGACAACACGCCCTTGCCCAAGGTCGCCGTCACCGCCCTCGCCAGTTCCGGTGGCGATACGGTAATTGAAAACGATCCGAACGGCGGCGTGTTCACCTTCACCCGCACCGGCAGCACGCAAAACGATTTAACCGTCAACTACGCAGTAAGCGGCACCGCCACCCCGGGCGTGGATTACCAAACTCTCCTTGGCGTGGTGATCATTCCAGCGGGAAGCAGCACCGCCACCGTCAATTTCCGCACCATCGATGACACCCTGGTGGAATCAAACGAAACCGTCCGCGTCACCATCAGCGCCAACTCCACTTACGCCATCGCTGGTAATCCAGCCACCATTACGATTGTGGACGATGACTTTACCACCGTGACGATTTATCCGACCGGCACCGCAGCTGAACCTTCGACTTCCGGCCGGTTCACCGTAATGCGCGTCGGCGATATCGCCGGACAATCTCGTGGTGAACTACACCGTCGGCGGCACCGCCACCAGCGGCACGGACTATACGGCGCTGAGCGGTACGGTAACCAGTCCGGCCGGACGCACCTCCGCTGA
- a CDS encoding nuclear transport factor 2 family protein, giving the protein MTTTKDILNHHLQSFDKGDLQGVLSDYAPGAILFTPDGPLKGADAIKPFFQALIAEFAKPGATFNMKQQFVEGEYAYILWTAGTADNVYELATDTFVMRDGKIVAQSFTGKITPKR; this is encoded by the coding sequence ATGACTACAACAAAAGACATTTTAAATCACCACTTGCAAAGCTTTGATAAGGGCGACCTCCAGGGCGTCCTGTCTGACTATGCGCCGGGTGCCATCCTGTTCACGCCAGACGGACCGCTGAAGGGAGCCGATGCGATAAAACCATTTTTCCAGGCGTTGATTGCTGAGTTTGCAAAGCCTGGCGCAACGTTCAACATGAAGCAGCAGTTTGTCGAAGGGGAATATGCTTACATTCTCTGGACCGCAGGGACTGCCGACAACGTGTACGAGCTGGCCACGGATACATTCGTCATGCGTGACGGCAAAATCGTGGCCCAGTCATTCACTGGCAAGATCACGCCCAAGCGCTGA